TGGACGCCTGTATCTGCAGACAAACCGTGATCCCGGCCGGCGACGGCATTGCCCGCGTGCGCCGCGAGAGCAAGGGCCGTGGCGGCAAGACGGTGACCACCATCACCGGCGTGCCCTTGGCCGAAGACGCACTCAAAGAGCTGGCGACAACGTTGAAGAAACGTTGCGGCACCGGCGGTGCGTTGAAAGACGGGGTCATCGAGATCCAGGGCGATCATGTCGAGCTACTCTTGGCCGAGTTGACCAGGCACGGTTTCAAGGCGAAGAAGTCCGGCGGCTAGCAGCCTCTGTGAAAACCACCAGCGGCTTGATCCGGCACTGATGCTCGTCAGTTCCGGCGTCGCCTCCATGGTTTTCACAGAGCCTGTTCATGACCGGTTTCTAAACTCAACGCTGTCAGCGCGGTCTACCGCCCCGCTGACGAACCGTCATTTTCATTCTTTAGACTGCGCCGGCCTGCAATCAGGCGACGCACTATGACTTCTTTATAGGGGACTTCGATGTCCGTACGACGCACACGCAAAGACGATGGCAGCCAATGGACAGTTGCGGACAGCCGCAGTGTTTACGGGATTCGCCATTGGGGGGCCGGGTATTTCGCGATCAATGACGCCGGTCGCGTCGAAGTTCGTCCGAACGGCCCGAGCAGTTCACCGATCGACCTGTTCGAACAGGTCGACCAGTTGCGCAAGAGCGGCCTGTCGTTGCCGCTGCTGGTGCGTTTCCCCGACATCCTGCAAGACCGCGTGCGTCAGCTGACCGGTGCTTTCGACTCGAACATCGAGCGTCTGGAATACCAGAGCAAATACACCGCGCTGTACCCGATCAAGGTCAACCAGCAAGAAGCGGTGATCGAAAACATCATCGCCACCCAGAACGTCTCCATCGGTCTGGAAGCCGGCTCCAAGCCTGAGCTGCTGGCGGTACTGGCGCTGGCGCCGAAGGGCGGCACCATCGTCTGCAACGGTTACAAGGACCGCGAGTTCATCCGTCTGGCGCTGATGGGTCAGAAGCTCGGTCACAACGTGTTCATCGTGATCGAGAAAGAGTCCGAAGTCGGTCTGGTGATCGAAGAAGCCGCTTCGCTGCGGGTAAAACCACAGGTCGGCCTGCGGGTGCGCCTGTCGTCGCTGGCCTCGTCGAAGTGGGCGGACACCGGCGGCGAGAAATCCAAGTTCGGTCTGTCGGCCGCGCAACTGCTGTCGGTGGTCGAGCGTTTCCGCGCGGCGGGTCTGGATCAGGGCATCCGTCTGCTGCACTTCCACATGGGTTCGCAGATCGCCAACCTGGCCGACTACCAGCATGGTTTCAAGGAAGCGATCCGTTATTACGGCGAGCTGCGCAACCTCGGTCTGCCAGTCGATCACATCGACGTCGGCGGCGGTCTGGGCGTGGACTACGACGGTACTCACTCGCGCAACGCCAGTTCGATCAACTACGACATGGATGACTACGCCGGTGTCGTGGTCGGCATGCTCAAGGAATTCTGCGATGCGCAGAGCCTGCCGCATCCGCACATTTTCTCCGAGAGCGGCCGTTCGCTGACCGCGCACCACGCGATGCTGGTGGTGCAGGTGACCGACGTCGAGAAACACAACGACGACGTGCCGCAGATCGAGAACAAGGAAGCGCTGCCGGAAACCGTACAGTGGCTGGTTGACCTGCTCGGCCCGACCGACATCGAAATGGTCACCGAAACCTACTGGCGCGCCACCCACTACATGAGCGACGTGGCGGCCCAGTACGCCGACGGCAAGCTGACCCTGGCTGAAAAAGCCCTGGCCGAGCAGTGCTACTTCGCCGTGTGCCGTCGCCTGCACAACTCGCTGAAGGCCCGTCAGCGTTCGCACCGTCAGGTGCTGGACGAACTCAACGACAAGCTGGCCGACAAGTACATCTGTAACTTCTCGGTATTCCAGAGCCTGCCGGACACCTGGGCGATCGACCAGGTGCTGCCGATCATCCCGCTGCACCGTCTCGACGAAGAGCCGCTGCGTCGTGCGGTGCTGCAGGATCTGACCTGCGACTCCGACGGCAAGATCAATCAGTACGTCGACGAGCAGAGCATCGAGACCAGCCTGCCGGTGCATGGGCTGAACGAAGGTGAAGACTACTTGCTCGGCGTGTTCCTGGTCGGCGCCTATCAGGAAATTCTCGGCGACATGCACAACCTGTTCGGTGACACCGACTCGGTGAACATCTACCAGAACGCAGACGGCAGCGTGTACCACGCCGGGATCGAGACCCACGACACCATCGAAGACATGCTGCGCTACGTGCACCTGTCGCCGGAAGAGCTGATGACCCACTACCGCGACAAGTGCGCCAGTGCCCGTATCAGCGCCAGCGAGCGCACCCAGTTCCTCGATGCATTGCGCCTGGGCCTGACCCGTTCCTCCTACCTGTCTTCCTGACGGCAGGTTCCGAATCCATCAGGTTGTCTGAAATTGTTCCGCACGCAGCGGAAGTTTCAGATGACCTGATGCGACTTCTCTTTTTCTTCTAGCGAAATGACCTTCATCCTCACAAGAAAAGTGATGTCGTCTGCTTTTCGCGTAGGCCATTTCCTAATTTGTACTTCGGCTCTCTACTCGGCCATGGCTCTCGGCGAGAATCCCCGGCCGCCCCTCCTGTAGAGAATCGCCCATGTTCGATCCAGCCCACGAGCCGTCGTTTCGTCTCGATGTCGCGGGTCTGTCCGCCCCCCTCGAAGTCCTGGCCTTTACCGGTTGCGAGGCGATCAGCGAGCCTTTTTCGTTCGAAGTCGATCTGTTGATCGACGATCCTCATCTCGATCTTGCCGGTCTGTTGTATCGCTCGGCACGCCTGTGCTTCGGGCCTCCTGGCAATGGAGTGCACGGACAGTTGCAGGGGCTCGTCCAGCACGAACATGGCGACGGCGTCCGGTTGTGCCGGGCGCGGCTGGGTCCGAAGCTGGGTTGTCTGGGGCTGCGCCATAACCAGCGCATGTTCAGTGGCCGATCGGTGCCACAGATTCTCGATCACGTGCTCAGGGAGCACGGCATTACCGGCCATCAGCGCCGGTTCGAATTGCAGGCCGATCATCCGCCCCGCAGGTTCTGTACTCAATACGGTGAATCGGACCTGCAACTGGTGCAGCGTCTGTGCGCGCAGTCGCGAATTCACTATCACTTCGAGCATGGGCGCGAGAGCCATTGTCTGGTGTTTGGCGACAACCCGGCGCGGCTGCCGCGAGCGGGGAAGGTTCCATTCGATGCTCAGGCGTCGGCTCCGGCGGTGCGCCGCTGGCTGATTCAAGAGCAAGCCAGCGGGGCCTCTGAAGCCTCCGTGAGTTCCCGAACGGCGCAGGGGCATTCGGACGAACCAACCTTGCGTAGCGGTCGCTGGCTGAATCTGTCCCCGCGGCCGTTTGCCGGGTGCGACACGCACTGGCTGCTGACGCGAATCGAGCACCGGGCCGGTCAGATGCTTGAACCGCCCTACAGCTGTCGGCTCCGTGCCGTCGACGGCCTGCAGGCGTGCGGGCCGGTCGTCGAGCGCCCGGTGTTGAGCATGGGCAGTCTGCAGCGGGCCTGGGTGGTGGCCGTCGATGAACCTCAGCCTGATCGCTCGCGCCCGGTCGCGGTGCAGTTCGACTGGCTCTATCAGGGCGAAGGTGCGACGCCCAGCCACTGTTGGCTGCCTTTGGCGCCCGCATTGGCGGATGCGGCATTGGGGTCATTGCATGAAGGCGTCGAGGTGGTCGTGAGCTTTATCGAAGGCGACCCCGAGCAGCCGGTGATCAGTGGTGTTCTACAGCCGGCGGCAACCGCCGAGGACCATGGGGATGACGAGCCGCTGCCGCTGCCCGACACCCTGGCAAGTGAAGGCCTGGCGCCATGGCTGAGTGCGCGCGAGCCTTTGCTGCTGTTATGTCTGATGCCAGGGGGTGGTAGCTACCGGCACTGTCGGGAGTCGGTCTGCAGCTGTCGGCTGGTCGCCGGACTCAGCCCTGGCGATGGACGATGAGCGGCAAGGCACCGGGGCAGCGTGCGCAATGGCTGTTGCTGGATGTCATGCATGCACCGCAGGCGTTGAGCCTGTTGCGCCAGGCATTCTCCGGCGTACCGAGCCTTGAGCTGTTTGACGGTACGGAATTTCAGCCCGTATGCGAGCAAGGACCGTTGTTGGTCGATCTGCGCGATTGCCCGGTGCTGTCGGCGTTGTGTCACACCGATCCGCACACCTGGTGCGGGCTGTTGCTGGGCAGCGATGCCACGATCGAATCGCTGCGTGCGCATTTACAGCGGATGCTGACGGTCTCTGTGGGCTTGAATCATCGTGCGCTGCTCAATTACTACGACCGGCAGACAGCCAGCTACTTTTTCGACGCCTGCGATGCTCGTCAATTGAGCTGCTGGCTCGGGCCGATCAACTGGCTGCGCTGGTTCGGCGGTACCTGGGCTGACCGGGCGAGCGGCAGTCTGGGCTGGCAACAGCTGCGCAACCCGGGCCTGGACGTAGAGCCACTGGCGATTGAACAGGGGCTGACCCGTCATCAACGCGAGCGCCTGCATCGCTGCCTGCTGGAGCAGCACATCTGGCGCTGGAGCCAATCGACGGGAACCTCTTACCGCACGCTGTCCTCCCACGTTGAACAAGGCCTGACATTGGGGTTCAGCGAGCGGGCCGTGCTGGACGACTGGTTGTGGCTACGCTTGCTGCATCCGCGCGCAGAACTGCTGCAACCGCCACAAGGGTTGACCCAGCAAGAGCGGCTCGATCATCTGCGTCGCCGCTGGCAGAACAACCCACCCTGAGACGAGGTTTCGCGCGCATGGCCCACTCTTTACGGCATTGGTTTTGCGCGATCCCTGCCGGTTTTTTGCTGTTGGTACTCAGTGGCTGCTCGCCGCTGAAAATGCTCAACGGCCTGACACCGGACGGTAGCTACGTCAAAACCGCGGACATCGTCTACGGCGAGGATCCGCGTCAGAAGCTCGATGTCTACGTGCCGCGCCATCTGCTCGAAGACGCCCCGGTGGCGGTGTTTTTCTATGGCGGCAGCTGGAACAGTGGAGACCGTGGCGATTACCGGTTTGTCGGCGAGGCGCTGGCCTCCCGGGGCATCGTGACGGTGGTGGCGGACTATCGGTTGTACCCGCAGGTGCGTTACCCGTTGTTTCTCGAGGACGGAGCCCGCGCCGTTGCGTGGACCAAGGCCCACATCCACGAATTTTCCGGCAATCCCCGGCGGCTGTACCTGATGGGACACAGCTCCGGGGCCTACAACGCATCGATGCTGGCGCTGGATTCGCGCCTGCTGGGCGCGGTCGGAATGTCCCCCGCCGATCTGAGTGGCTGGATCGGCCTGGCCGGGCCTTACGATTTTCTGCCGATCAAGAACCCTGAGGTGCGGCCGGTGTTTTTCTGGCCGGACTCGCCGCCGCAATCGCAGCCGATCCGGCATGTCAGCCATGGCGCGCCACCGGCGCTGTTGATTGCCGCGAGCCGCGACAGCCTGGTCGATCCGACCCGAAATACCGGCGGGCTGGCGCGAACCCTGCGCGAGGCCGGGGTGCCGGTACAGGATTTGTACTATGCCCGGCCCAACCACGCGACGCTGGTGGCGACAATGTCTCGGCCATTACGTTGGTTGGCACCGGTACTGGATCAGGTTGTCGCCTTCATCCGGCACACGCCGCCTCAGTGAGCGGCGCCGGCAAACCAGCCGTCGTTGCGCCGCAACCGCCACGCCAATGTGCCGAGGGTCAGGCTGCGCAGCACCATGAACAGCAGGAAAGATATCCACAGGCCGTGATTGCCCAGCCCGCTCAATGCCCAGGCGAACGGCAGCAGCAGGGCGACCGTCAACAGCATGCCATTGCGCATTTCCCGGGCGCGAGTGGCGCCGATGAACAGGCCGTCGAGCAAGTAGCTCCACACCGCAATCAACGGCAGCACGGCGAGATAGGGCAGATAGATGAACGCGGTTTCGCGCACGCTCTGGATGTCGGTCTGCATTTCGATGAACAAGTGCCCGGCGAACAGAAACAACGCAGCAAAACCCAGGCTCGCCAGCAACGACCAGCCGCCGGCCACCACCAGCGAACGACGCAGCGCAAGACGATCGCGGGCGCCAATGGCATGCCCGCACAAGGCCTCGACCGCGTGGGCCAGACCGTCCAGCGCATGGGCGGTCAGCAACAGGCCGTTGAGCAGCAGCGCGTTGGCCGCGACCGTAGCGTCACCCAGCCGTGCGCCTTGTACGGTGATCAGGAAAAACACCGATTGCAGCGCCAGGCTGCGGATGAAAATGTCGCGGTTGACCCCCAGCAGCGGCCGCCAGCTCTGCCACACCCTCAATGCCGCCCAGACGATATGCCCGGGGTAAGCGCGCAAGGCCTTGCGGGTGAGCGCCAGGCCGAGCAGGGCGCCGCACCATTCGGCGACCACCGAGGCCCGGGCCGAACCGACCACGCCCCAGTCCAGACCAATCACGAACCACAGGTTCAGCACGATGTTGATCAGGTTGGTGGTCAGCAGAATCGCCAGTGGCGCCCGGGCGTTCTGGGTGCCGAGGAACCAGCCGACCAGCGCATAACTGGCCAGCGCCGCCGGCAGCCCGAACAGACGGGTGTGGAAGAAATCGCGGGTCAGCTGATTGAGCTCCGGTGACGGTTGCATGAAGTGCAGGGCGACGCCACTGAGCGGCACCCCCACGGCACCCAGCAGCAATGCCAGCCCCATCGCCAGCAACAAACCTTGCAGCAGGATCTGCCGCAGCGCCGCACCATCGCTGCGCCCGGCCGCCTGCGCGGCGAACCCGGTGGTGCCCATGCGCAGGAAGCCCATGGCCCAGGCCAGCACGGTGTACAGGCTGGCCCCGACCGCCACCGCGCCCAACTGATGGGCGTGAGGCAGGTGACCGATCACAGTGCTGTCGACCAGCGCCACCAGCGGCACGGAAATGTTGGAAAGGATCATGGGGGCGGCGAGGGCCCAGACCCGGCGATGGGTCGGGCGGTCGCGCCAGTCGGCGATCAGGTTGGACATGCGGGCTCCTTGGGGAGCGGCATTGTAGCGGGAGGTGTCAGTGAATGATCCAGCTCAGCAGCCACAACCCCAGCAGCAGCCAGATGATCCCGGCAATGATCGACGCGTTCATGAACGCCCGGATCGCCGACCACAGCAGCATCAGCCCGACGATCAGCGCGATGATGCTGATGATCGAAGTGTCCATGCCCAGCGCTTTCGCGAGGCCGTCGACGAAGTTGCCGCCAGCATGGCTCAGCACGTTGAACAGGCCGCTCAGGCCGTCGACGATGAAGCGGATGATCGAGCCGAGCGCCTGGCCCAGCCATTCGAAAAAGCTTTCTACCTGCATGTTTGCATCCTGATGAAAGAGCTGAGCCTTGGGCCGCGCCGGGGGCGGCCGAGTTCCCTGCAAGCATAGAGGGTTTGCCGGGTGGTGGCTGCCCCTTGCCTTCGCGCGGCATCCCCCCGAAGCTATACGCCTTCAGGAGAACCCGATGAACCTTGTTGAACTGACCGAACGCCTGCACGCCATTCGCGACCGCAATGACTGGCGGCAATTTCACAGCCCGAAAAACCTGGCCATGGCCGCCAGCGTGGAAATGTCCGAGCTGGTGGAAATCTTCCAGTGGCTGACTGAAGACCAGTCCCGCGAATTGCCGGCGGACAAACTGGCCCACGCCGGCCAGGAAGTCGGTGACATCGTCCTTTATCTGTTGCTGCTGTGCAGCGAGCTGGGGCTGGACATGAATGAAGTGGTGCGCAGCAAGCTCGCCGACAGCGAACGGCGGTTCAGCTGATGAGCGACCGTCATTTCGATCAGTTGGCGACCCGTTTCGCCGAAAAGATCTACGGCGGCGCCAAAGGCGCGATCCGCCTCGCGGTGTTGCAGGCCGACCTTGCCGAAGCCTTGCCGGATCGTCCGTTGCGGGTGCTGGACATCGGTGGCGGCCTGGGCCACATGTCGCTGTGGCTGGCCGAGCGTGGGCACGAGGTGACCTTTACCGAGCCGGCCGAGCCGATGCTCGAAGGCGCGCGTCAGCGTTTCGCCGAGGCAGGGCAGACCGCAACGTTCATTCAGGCGCCGTGGCAGGAACTGCTCGGGCAACTCACCGAACCCTATGACGTGGTGATCTGCCACGCGGTGCTCGAGTGGCTCGCCGAACCTCATGCGATCCTGCCGGTGCTACATCAACTGACCAAACCCGGCGGCTGGTTGTCGCTGGCGTTCTACAACCGTGATGCGCTGGTCTACCGCAACCTGCTCAAAGGCCATTTCAAGAAAATGCGCAGGAACGACATGGCCGGCGAAAAGCAGAGCCTGACCCCGCAGCAGCCGCTGGACCCTCGGGAACTGGCCACGCAACTCGAAGGGTTGTGGCAGGTCGAAACCCAGAGCGGGATCCGGGTTTTCCACGATTACATGCCGGTGGAATTCCAGGCTCGTGCCGAGTTGATTGATTTGCTCGAGATGGAGCTCGCCCACCGTCGTCACCCAAGCTTCGCCGGGCTTGGGCGCTACTTGCACTGGATCTGCCGGCCGATCTGATCGGAGCATGAAATGAAAGGTCATTCCGGGTTATTGCTGATCTGTCTGGGGTTGGCCGCGTGTCAGGGCAGCAACCCTTACGTGGCGCAGTCGCGGCCCTTGCCGCCGGCGCCACCACAAGCGGCGACCACCTTCGACCGCAGCGCTTATCCCGCGCCGCCACGGGATTACGGGCGCTACCGCAGTTGGACGTGGCTCAACGGGCGCCTGCCACCCGGCAGTGCCTGGGCGGATTCGGCGCAAGTGGCCGAGGCGGTCAGCAGTGCGCTGGATCAACGCGGCTTGCGCCCGTTGCACGACAATCGCCCGGCCGACCTTTTTGTCAGCGCCAACCTGAGTCTGGAAACCCGCTTGCGCCAGGTCCAGGACGATTACGGTTACTACGGCGGATATGGTGGTTATGACCGTTACGGCCGCGGTTACGGCATGTACAACACGGTGCCGATTGTCCGTACTTATCAGGAGCAGGTCGTGGTGGTGCGGGTCGATCTGTTTGACGCCGGCACCGGCCAGCCGGTCTGGAGTGCCAGCGCCGAAACCGGCACCCAGGGCAATCAGAGTGATCGGTCCGATGCGATCCGCGAGGCTGTCGAAAAGGCCATGTCGGCGTATCCTCCCAGTTAGCTTTCCGTGAACCGGAAGCTCCCTCAGGTTCATGTTTTCCACCGGAGAAAAACCATGTTCCGCCGTTTTGCTTTACTGGCCATGGCCGCGCTGCTCAGTGCCTGCGCCGCCAACCAGGTCAATCATGACTTCGACGCCAGCCGCGACTTTGCCGCCTACCGCAGCTGGAGCTGGAAAGAACCCGCCCTGCAATACCGCCCCGACGATCCACGGATCAAGAGCGACCTGACCGAACAACGGATTCGCCAGTCCGTCGCCGATCAACTGGACCAGCGTGGTCTGCGTCCGGCCGCTGCGGGCACCAAGGGTGACTTGAGTGTGCAAACCTACCTGATCGTCGAAGATCGCCAGCAGCAGGTCACCACCAATTACGGCGGCGGTTGGGGTGGCCCATGGAACGGTTACTGGGGCGCACCGATGTACAACGAAACCCGCAACATCACCTACAAGGTCGCGACCATTCAGATCGACCTGCTCGACGGCAAGGACGGCAAACTGGTGTGGCGCGGCAGCGATGAACAGATGCTCAGCCGTACGCCGAATCCGGCGGATCGCAGCAGCGCCATCCATGAAACGGTGACGCGGATTCTGTCGAACTACCCTCCGCGCTGAGCCTGCGCACAAAAACGGGAGCCAATGGCTCCCGTTTTTTATGGCGAAGCGGCTGGCGCGTTGCCAGCAGTGTCGTTGCGCCGGGTCTACACTGACATCCACCAATGGAGCTTGCGCCCGGCCGTGCGCCGGCAAAGGAGTGCGCCATGTCGCGTCTTTCGCAGTGTCGCGGCCCCGCCCGACAGCGCGGGGCCATCGGCTTGATGGCGGCCGCCACTCTCAGCCTCGCGCTGATCCTGATGTTGCTGGTGGTGGACACCGGCCGTCTGTACATGGAACAACGCAAGTTGCAGCGGCTGGTGGATAACGCGGCGCTGGAGGCGGTCAGCCGTGGCGGCAATTGTCTGCCGGGCCTTACAGCGGCCAGTTATGCGGGGCAAAGTGCGACACGCAACGGTTTTGTCACTGATGCGAACAATGTGCTGGTGGTCGACTGCGGCACCCTGGTGACAGCCTCCAGCGGTTTACGCACGTTCAGCGTGGACGCCACCCAGGCGGTGGCGGTCAAGGTTGCGGCCAACCACACCGTGACCACCAGTTTCGCCGGCGGCGTGCAGTCACTCTTCAGCGGCACACCGTTGAGCCTGAACACCGTGCTCTATGCCTCGGCCGTGGCCGCGCAACCCCAACCGACCGTGGCCCAACTGAATATCCGCAGCAACCTGGCCAACATCAGCACCGCTCAGTCGAGCATTCTGAACCCACTGGTCTCCGGCCTGCTGGGCGGCAGTGTGAATCTGACGGCGGTGGGCTGGAACGGCCTGCTCAACACCGACATCAACCTGCTCAGTTATCTGAACCAACTGGCGATCAACCTCAACGTCGCCGCCGGCAATTACACCCAGTTGCTCAATACCCAGACCACCGTGACGCAATTGATCCAGGCCGCGATTACGGTGGTCCAGCTTAATGGCGCAACCGCCGACGTGATTACCGCGCTGGGGCAACTGCAAGTGGCGGCGATCAATGCCTCGCCACTCAAGCTGGGCGATATCCTGCAGTTGCAGACCGGCACCACCGCGGCCGGGCTCGACGCCAATCTGCAACTGCTGCAACTGATCCAGGGCGTGATTCAGCTGGCCAACAGCAACAGCGCGGTGGCCGCCACCCTGCCGATCAGCGTGCTGGGGTTGGCGAATGTCACGGTGCGGGTCAAGGTCGTCGAGCCGCCGCAATTCTCCGCCATCGGCGATCCGGCGCTGGCCAAGGCCAACCCTCTGGGGCCGAACCGGATTTATGTGCGCACTGCGCAGATCCGCACGATGCTCTCGGTGAATCTGCCGGTGTTGTCCGGAGTAACCGGGCTGACCAACGCCGTGCTGGGACTGGTCGGAACCCTGACCCCGACACTCAATGCCTTGCTTAGCCTGAACCTGGTCGCCACCCTGAATTCGGTGGGTTGCCTGCTCGGCGCCGGTTGCGAGCAACTGGACCCACTGCTGCTGCCATCGCCGGAAATCGACATCAGCCTCGATGCCGGCGGAGCCATCAGTTACGTCACCGACTACAGCTGCCCGACCGGCAACACCGGGACCAAGAGCCTGACGGCCCACACCATTACCTCCGTTGCCGATCTCAAGGTGGGCAAGATTGATCCGACCAACGCCTTTTCTTCATCTGCCGAGCCGACAGTCACGCCGTTGCCGCTGGTGGATCTGGGCACCGTGACCTGCCACAAGATTCTGGGGATCGGCAGTTGTGACGAAAGCACCCACGTGCAATACGGCGCCGGCGGCATCGCGATCATGGTCAACACCAGCGTGGCGCAGAACACTCAGGATCTGGTGTTTTCCAGCGGCACGCCGTTCCCCACGCCACCCAACCTGAAACTGCCGCCGAGCGTGATTTCCGCTGCGCCCACCAGCAACATCGTCAACAGCCTGGCGAGCACGCTGGCGGGGATCAACCTGATCGTCTACAAACCCCAGGGCAGCAACCCGCTGGGGGCGATCATCACCGGCGTTGCCAGCCTGATCAGCGGTGTTACGACAATTCTGCAACCGCTGATCACCAATCTGGTCAGCCCATTGCTCGACCCGCTGCTGAACAACTTGCTCAACGGGTTGGGCATCAATCTGATGGACGTGGACGTCGGCGCCAACATGACCTGCGGCCAGACTGGCAAGGCGTATCTCGTCATCTAGTCATCGGGTGCGATCGGCAGTTCGATGCAGAACCGCGCGCCGTCCGCCGAGTTGCGCACGCTCAGATGGCCGCCCATGTTTTCGATGATCCCGTAACTTACCGACAACCCCAGACCGGTGCCGACGCCTACCGGTTTGGTGGTGAAGAACGGTTCGAAAATCCGCTCCAGCAGACGCGGGTCGATGCCGCCGCCGTTGTCCTCGACCCACAGGCGCACCTTTTCTTCATCCCGTTCGGCGTAGATCGAAATCCACGGTTTGAACCCTGACTCCGACTCGCGCTTGCCCAGCAATGCATCCCGGGCGTTGACCATCAGGTTGATCAACACCTGCTCCAGCTGATCGACGTAACCGCGCACCTGAACCTCGAACGGGGTTTCACTGATGCGCAAATCCACGCCTTTGCCGCGCATGCCTTCGGCCAGCAGCGACAGCGTGCCTTCGATGGCGCTGGCGGGATTGAACAGTTGCTGTTCGATCTCCGAACGGCGGCCGAACACCCGCATGTGATCCACCACTTTCGCGGCGCGCTGGACCTGGGCGTCGATGCGATTGAGTTTGTCGGTCAGGTAGTCGATCTGCACATCGCCGTTGCTCAGGCGCTTTTGCACGTTAACGATGGCCATGCGCATGACGTTCAGCGGCTGGTTGATTTCATGGGCCAGACCTGTGGCCATTTCGCCGAGGGTGGCCATTTTTGCGCTTTGTGTGAGTTGCTGTTGGGAGCGGCGCACTTCGGTGTTGTCGCGGCCAACGGCTTGCACTTCGATCAGTTTCCCGTGCTCATCGAACACGCCGCGATCCGACCACACCCACCACGCATGCTCGCGACCCGGCAATTGCAGATTGATTTCGGCGGTGCTGACGGGGGACTCCGGGGTCAACAACGCCAGACGCTCGATGAAGTCTGCGCGTTGCACGTCCGACATCCAGCTGCCCAGATTGACCCCGGGTAATTCTTCGGGCGCGCATTCCAGATAGGTCGCCAGCGGGCGGTTGCCGAAGGTCAGGATCAGGTCCGGGCGATAACGGCAGATCATCGCCGGTGAGTCCTCCACCAGAATCCGGTAACGCTCCTCACTCTGTCGGACCTGTTCGGCGGCCAGCGTGGCTTCAGTGACATCCAGCCACAAGCCGACGGCCTCCACCGGGAGCCCGAGGTCATTGCGCAGCAGGCGGGCCTCGTCGAGCAGCCAGTGATAATCGCCGCGACTGTCGCGCAGGCGATAACGGGCGCGTACTGAGCCTTCGCGCAACAGTTGCCGGGTGCGTTCGAAATACAGCGCCCGGTCATCCGGGTGGATCCGCTCCACCAGCGCACCGGCATCGCAATCTTCCAGGCTCCAGCCCAGCAGCGGTTGCAGACTGGCGCTGAAAAACGCCGGCAGCAATGCGCCTTCGACGTAGTGCTGGACATAGATGACCGCCGGTGAACTGGCGATCAGGTTGTCCAGCCGCGCATGGGCCGCAGCGGCCAGTTGCTGCTGGTTCTTGATGTCGCTGATGTCCAGCATGAAGCCCGCCAGCCGACGGTGATCGCCGGTGCCGCTGACCTGCCCCTGAAGGCGATACCACGCCGGCGCCTGACTGGCGTCGTGAGGATGCAGACGCACGCAAAGGTCGAGGATTTCCCCATGCATCTGCAGGGCCTGCAGGCGGCTGCGCACTTCTTCGCGGTCAGCGGGGTGGATCAGGTTCAGCCAGTGTTCCAGGGTCAGCTTCGAGCTGTCCTG
This genomic window from Pseudomonas kribbensis contains:
- a CDS encoding type VI secretion system Vgr family protein; this encodes MFDPAHEPSFRLDVAGLSAPLEVLAFTGCEAISEPFSFEVDLLIDDPHLDLAGLLYRSARLCFGPPGNGVHGQLQGLVQHEHGDGVRLCRARLGPKLGCLGLRHNQRMFSGRSVPQILDHVLREHGITGHQRRFELQADHPPRRFCTQYGESDLQLVQRLCAQSRIHYHFEHGRESHCLVFGDNPARLPRAGKVPFDAQASAPAVRRWLIQEQASGASEASVSSRTAQGHSDEPTLRSGRWLNLSPRPFAGCDTHWLLTRIEHRAGQMLEPPYSCRLRAVDGLQACGPVVERPVLSMGSLQRAWVVAVDEPQPDRSRPVAVQFDWLYQGEGATPSHCWLPLAPALADAALGSLHEGVEVVVSFIEGDPEQPVISGVLQPAATAEDHGDDEPLPLPDTLASEGLAPWLSAREPLLLLCLMPGGGSYRHCRESVCSCRLVAGLSPGDGR
- the speA gene encoding arginine decarboxylase, whose translation is MSVRRTRKDDGSQWTVADSRSVYGIRHWGAGYFAINDAGRVEVRPNGPSSSPIDLFEQVDQLRKSGLSLPLLVRFPDILQDRVRQLTGAFDSNIERLEYQSKYTALYPIKVNQQEAVIENIIATQNVSIGLEAGSKPELLAVLALAPKGGTIVCNGYKDREFIRLALMGQKLGHNVFIVIEKESEVGLVIEEAASLRVKPQVGLRVRLSSLASSKWADTGGEKSKFGLSAAQLLSVVERFRAAGLDQGIRLLHFHMGSQIANLADYQHGFKEAIRYYGELRNLGLPVDHIDVGGGLGVDYDGTHSRNASSINYDMDDYAGVVVGMLKEFCDAQSLPHPHIFSESGRSLTAHHAMLVVQVTDVEKHNDDVPQIENKEALPETVQWLVDLLGPTDIEMVTETYWRATHYMSDVAAQYADGKLTLAEKALAEQCYFAVCRRLHNSLKARQRSHRQVLDELNDKLADKYICNFSVFQSLPDTWAIDQVLPIIPLHRLDEEPLRRAVLQDLTCDSDGKINQYVDEQSIETSLPVHGLNEGEDYLLGVFLVGAYQEILGDMHNLFGDTDSVNIYQNADGSVYHAGIETHDTIEDMLRYVHLSPEELMTHYRDKCASARISASERTQFLDALRLGLTRSSYLSS
- a CDS encoding translation initiation factor Sui1, producing the protein MAKKAASFAALGGLVFSTDAGRHCPECSKPVDACICRQTVIPAGDGIARVRRESKGRGGKTVTTITGVPLAEDALKELATTLKKRCGTGGALKDGVIEIQGDHVELLLAELTRHGFKAKKSGG
- a CDS encoding DUF4123 domain-containing protein encodes the protein MSGKAPGQRAQWLLLDVMHAPQALSLLRQAFSGVPSLELFDGTEFQPVCEQGPLLVDLRDCPVLSALCHTDPHTWCGLLLGSDATIESLRAHLQRMLTVSVGLNHRALLNYYDRQTASYFFDACDARQLSCWLGPINWLRWFGGTWADRASGSLGWQQLRNPGLDVEPLAIEQGLTRHQRERLHRCLLEQHIWRWSQSTGTSYRTLSSHVEQGLTLGFSERAVLDDWLWLRLLHPRAELLQPPQGLTQQERLDHLRRRWQNNPP
- a CDS encoding alpha/beta hydrolase; the protein is MAHSLRHWFCAIPAGFLLLVLSGCSPLKMLNGLTPDGSYVKTADIVYGEDPRQKLDVYVPRHLLEDAPVAVFFYGGSWNSGDRGDYRFVGEALASRGIVTVVADYRLYPQVRYPLFLEDGARAVAWTKAHIHEFSGNPRRLYLMGHSSGAYNASMLALDSRLLGAVGMSPADLSGWIGLAGPYDFLPIKNPEVRPVFFWPDSPPQSQPIRHVSHGAPPALLIAASRDSLVDPTRNTGGLARTLREAGVPVQDLYYARPNHATLVATMSRPLRWLAPVLDQVVAFIRHTPPQ